A portion of the Candidatus Ruthia endofausta genome contains these proteins:
- the ruvC gene encoding crossover junction endodeoxyribonuclease RuvC has translation MKILGIDPGLRVTGFGLIEANKLKFNYLSSGCIRTQGALPERITTIFIEIEQIIQKYQPDVVVIERAFMRSDRPNPDAAIKLGHARGAIISAAGSNHRLMIEYSPNQIKKSVVGKGHATKEQVSFMVQELLKLNKVPQADAADALAGAICHAYHCF, from the coding sequence ATGAAAATTTTAGGGATTGATCCCGGATTAAGAGTAACAGGCTTTGGCTTAATTGAGGCCAATAAGCTTAAATTTAATTATTTATCTAGTGGTTGTATCCGTACGCAAGGTGCGTTGCCTGAGCGCATTACGACTATTTTTATAGAAATCGAGCAAATCATTCAAAAATATCAGCCTGATGTTGTGGTAATTGAGCGTGCTTTTATGCGCTCTGATCGCCCAAATCCTGATGCAGCAATTAAACTTGGACATGCGCGAGGTGCTATTATTTCAGCAGCAGGTTCAAATCACAGGCTGATGATTGAGTACAGTCCTAATCAAATCAAAAAATCTGTTGTTGGGAAGGGGCACGCCACTAAAGAGCAAGTATCGTTTATGGTGCAGGAGCTATTAAAACTTAACAAAGTACCTCAAGCAGATGCAGCAGATGCGCTAGCAGGTGCTATTTGCCATGCTTATCATTGTTTTTAA
- a CDS encoding Spx/MgsR family RNA polymerase-binding regulatory protein, producing MIKMYGIKNCDTIKKAQKFLINHQVDFEFIDLRDNPINKTKLQTFVDKLTWEKLINKRSTTFRNLNNKEKNNITLELVLKNPTLIKRPVLVMNNNDIMVGFSEKSYLKIC from the coding sequence ATGATTAAAATGTATGGTATTAAAAACTGCGACACCATTAAAAAAGCACAAAAATTCTTGATTAATCATCAAGTTGATTTTGAATTTATTGATTTGCGTGACAATCCGATTAATAAAACTAAGTTACAAACATTTGTAGATAAGCTCACTTGGGAAAAACTAATCAACAAGCGTTCTACTACTTTTCGAAATTTAAATAATAAAGAAAAAAATAATATTACCTTAGAATTGGTATTAAAAAATCCAACCCTTATCAAACGCCCAGTGCTGGTAATGAATAATAATGATATTATGGTTGGATTTAGTGAAAAATCTTATCTAAAGATATGCTAA
- a CDS encoding multicopper oxidase domain-containing protein, protein MYHCHILEHEDVAMMGLFGSRIRKF, encoded by the coding sequence ATGTATCATTGCCACATATTAGAGCATGAAGATGTGGCAATGATGGGGCTTTTTGGTAGTAGAATCAGAAAATTTTGA
- a CDS encoding PGPGW domain-containing protein has product MLDDIVAILSQFEDALMMIGIVSGVVFIISLLLMPYLLGLIPSNYFLKNSENKSKINKLFDLIKLILKTLIGFILLIAGIIMLVTPGQGLVSILLGLFLMEFPGKRQLELKLINHNPTFKTLNWLRSKASKPPFKR; this is encoded by the coding sequence ATGTTAGATGACATCGTAGCAATCCTAAGTCAATTTGAAGATGCGCTAATGATGATTGGTATCGTTTCTGGCGTGGTTTTTATTATTAGTTTATTATTGATGCCTTATTTATTAGGGTTAATACCATCAAATTATTTTCTAAAGAATTCAGAAAATAAGTCAAAAATCAACAAACTCTTTGACTTAATAAAATTGATACTTAAAACATTGATTGGTTTTATATTATTGATTGCTGGCATTATTATGCTGGTAACGCCAGGTCAAGGACTGGTATCAATTTTATTAGGTTTATTTTTAATGGAATTTCCAGGCAAGCGACAATTGGAGCTTAAATTAATCAATCACAATCCAACCTTTAAAACACTCAACTGGCTACGCTCTAAAGCTAGCAAACCTCCATTTAAGCGATAA
- a CDS encoding extracellular solute-binding protein has translation MNIKTWVPSTLALTLAVSSIGVVQAKSEDSVTVYSSRKEHLIKPLFESFTKDTGIKVMYLTGKGGALIERLKLEGKNTKADMFMTVDAGNLWYAATQDLFQVVQTQTLENNIPSHLRDPKGLWTGLSVRARTIVYSTERVNPTDLSTYENLADAKWTGRLCLRTSKKIYTKSLVASMIYHHSKNKAGDIISGWVNNLAAIPNAKDSHIMNAIVSGQCDVGLVNTYYFGRLIAQNPNVPLKLFWANQDTTGVHVNVSGAGVIKYATNAKGAIKLLEWLSSAKAQAIYASLNKEYPANPNVASDEVVSSWGLFKQDKMNLAQTGILQADAVKLMQIKGYR, from the coding sequence ATGAATATAAAAACATGGGTGCCATCAACATTGGCATTGACATTGGCGGTAAGCAGTATTGGCGTAGTACAAGCAAAAAGTGAAGATTCAGTTACTGTGTATAGCTCCAGAAAAGAGCATTTAATTAAACCATTATTTGAGTCTTTTACAAAAGACACAGGTATTAAAGTTATGTATTTAACGGGTAAGGGTGGTGCATTGATTGAACGCTTGAAATTGGAAGGTAAAAATACCAAAGCCGATATGTTCATGACTGTAGATGCAGGCAACCTTTGGTATGCGGCCACACAAGATTTATTTCAAGTAGTACAAACGCAAACATTAGAAAATAATATTCCAAGCCACTTGAGAGATCCTAAAGGTTTATGGACAGGTTTGTCAGTGCGTGCAAGAACTATTGTTTATAGCACTGAGCGCGTCAATCCAACTGACTTATCAACCTATGAGAATTTGGCAGATGCTAAATGGACAGGTAGATTGTGTCTAAGAACCAGTAAAAAGATTTACACTAAATCACTGGTGGCATCGATGATTTATCATCATAGCAAAAATAAAGCGGGTGATATTATTAGTGGTTGGGTGAATAATTTGGCAGCCATACCCAACGCTAAAGATTCTCATATTATGAATGCAATTGTTTCAGGCCAATGTGATGTTGGCTTGGTAAACACTTATTATTTTGGTCGTTTAATTGCTCAAAATCCTAATGTACCATTGAAGCTATTTTGGGCAAATCAGGATACCACAGGAGTGCATGTAAATGTATCAGGTGCTGGCGTGATAAAATATGCCACCAATGCTAAGGGTGCTATTAAATTATTAGAGTGGTTGTCAAGTGCTAAAGCGCAAGCCATTTACGCGTCGCTTAATAAAGAATATCCAGCCAATCCAAATGTTGCTTCAGATGAAGTGGTATCAAGTTGGGGCTTGTTCAAACAAGATAAAATGAATTTGGCACAAACGGGTATATTGCAAGCCGATGCAGTGAAGTTAATGCAAATAAAAGGTTACAGGTAG
- the argJ gene encoding bifunctional glutamate N-acetyltransferase/amino-acid acetyltransferase ArgJ yields the protein MDGLLNINGVTCAAINAGIKCAQNSSVNSSTQDTEKLDLSIVSLKKGTQTAAVFTQNVFCAAPVLVAKNHLNHTIKALVINSGNANAGTGLGSASVGLKNSYKVCELVAKELGIKTEEVLPFSTGVIGQALPMACFEDNISTLVSSLVKDNLSQVAQTIMTTDLVDKVHSEQFKIGGNLITITGIAKGSGMIRPDMATMLGFIFTDIEATQSELQNCLTQAVNQSFNRITVDGDTSTNDACTLSATGTSGVKINDCMDEFQQSLNIVTKTLAHKIIKDGEGATKFVEVCVKGGVSTKDCLEVAYTVAHSPLVKTALFASDANWGRILAAVGRANIAHLKVEEVSIYLGDVCLIKAGELNVHYTEAQGEVQMAKSEIVITIEIGKGASKESVWTTDLSYDYIKINAEYRT from the coding sequence ATGGATGGTTTATTAAACATTAACGGCGTTACTTGTGCAGCAATCAATGCTGGAATTAAATGTGCACAAAATTCATCGGTAAACTCAAGCACTCAGGACACTGAAAAACTAGATTTATCTATTGTTAGCTTGAAAAAAGGTACACAAACTGCAGCTGTTTTTACGCAGAATGTATTTTGTGCTGCGCCTGTATTGGTGGCTAAAAATCATCTTAATCATACTATTAAAGCGTTGGTCATTAATAGTGGTAACGCCAATGCAGGCACGGGCTTGGGCAGTGCTAGCGTAGGGCTTAAAAACTCTTATAAGGTTTGTGAATTGGTGGCAAAAGAGTTGGGCATTAAGACTGAAGAAGTATTGCCATTTTCAACAGGCGTGATTGGGCAAGCATTGCCCATGGCTTGTTTTGAGGACAATATATCTACATTGGTTTCTAGCTTAGTAAAAGACAATTTATCCCAAGTGGCGCAAACCATTATGACCACTGATTTGGTCGATAAAGTGCATTCTGAACAATTTAAAATAGGTGGTAATTTGATTACCATCACTGGTATTGCTAAAGGTTCAGGCATGATTCGCCCTGACATGGCAACCATGCTTGGTTTTATTTTTACCGATATTGAAGCCACTCAATCTGAACTACAAAATTGTTTAACTCAAGCCGTTAATCAATCCTTTAATCGCATTACTGTTGATGGTGACACCTCTACTAATGATGCTTGCACGTTAAGTGCGACTGGCACATCTGGCGTTAAAATTAATGATTGTATGGATGAGTTTCAACAATCACTAAATATTGTCACCAAAACGTTAGCACATAAAATTATTAAAGATGGTGAAGGTGCAACTAAGTTTGTCGAAGTGTGTGTTAAGGGTGGAGTGAGCACCAAGGACTGTCTTGAAGTGGCCTATACGGTTGCACATTCACCTTTGGTTAAAACTGCTTTATTTGCTTCCGATGCAAATTGGGGGAGAATTTTAGCAGCGGTAGGGCGTGCCAATATTGCGCATTTAAAAGTTGAAGAAGTGAGTATTTATTTAGGTGACGTGTGTTTGATTAAAGCAGGGGAATTGAATGTCCATTACACTGAAGCGCAAGGTGAGGTACAAATGGCAAAATCTGAAATTGTTATCACCATTGAAATTGGCAAAGGTGCATCAAAAGAAAGTGTATGGACAACTGATCTTTCTTATGACTATATAAAAATTAATGCAGAATATAGGACTTAA
- a CDS encoding ABC transporter ATP-binding protein, giving the protein MLSVNHLSIAYQTTQVLSEFDLSLATGDIFALTGDSGSGKSSALRFIAGLDEVESGRVILDGKQLSNNGVHNIAPELREIGMVFQDYALFPHMNIKKNIAFGIHHLSNNKQKARVEELLLMIGLEGIEKKYPHQLSGGEQQRVALARALAPSPKLLLLDEPFSSLDKSLQEQLVLQVRDILKKTNVTSILVTHDKHEATIFADKVGMIKNKQLTIN; this is encoded by the coding sequence ATGCTATCAGTTAATCATTTATCAATTGCTTATCAGACCACTCAAGTTTTAAGTGAATTTGATTTAAGTCTTGCTACAGGTGATATTTTTGCATTAACAGGTGATAGTGGCAGTGGCAAAAGTTCAGCACTTAGGTTTATTGCAGGTCTTGATGAGGTAGAGAGTGGACGGGTTATTTTAGATGGCAAGCAATTATCTAACAATGGCGTACATAATATAGCGCCAGAGTTAAGAGAAATAGGCATGGTGTTCCAAGATTATGCGTTATTTCCACATATGAATATTAAAAAAAATATTGCTTTTGGTATTCACCATTTATCAAACAACAAACAAAAAGCAAGAGTTGAAGAATTACTTTTGATGATTGGGTTGGAAGGCATCGAAAAAAAGTATCCACACCAGCTTTCAGGTGGCGAGCAACAGCGTGTTGCCTTGGCTCGTGCATTAGCACCTTCACCAAAATTGTTATTATTAGATGAGCCGTTTTCTAGTTTAGATAAAAGCCTTCAAGAACAACTAGTATTACAGGTCAGGGATATTTTAAAGAAAACCAATGTCACTTCAATTTTAGTAACACATGACAAGCATGAAGCAACTATTTTTGCTGACAAAGTAGGGATGATTAAGAATAAGCAGTTGACTATTAATTAA
- a CDS encoding cation diffusion facilitator family transporter — MIFTTLDLAKRTQVSQKVTLVGAVVDFLLAVFKIIAGFIGNSGALIADGIHSFSDLLSDGLVLYATKHSALDADEEHPYGHKRFETVATLGLAVILTIVGLGVIFDAMTNLANPVSLSHSALLLSITTLSIFSKETLYWYTLKVANAYKSDLLKANAWHHRSDALSSIVVLIGIFGSLNGYLYLDNIATIVVGLMVIYIAWKLGLDATKELVDTSIDAQQVAQLKHALGQISAVNNVHSLRTRKIGHTISCDVHVQVDPFLSVSEGHIISVSVERVAKKCLKDLGDVTIHIDVENDEINTPYEALPERAQALGILNKALFNNECDSEISRIQLHYLEGRIHVDFYLPLKCLQPDNSADKILEKLQETVNELKSFGKTKVYFSQD; from the coding sequence ATGATTTTTACCACTTTGGATTTAGCTAAACGCACACAAGTCAGTCAAAAAGTTACCCTTGTGGGTGCTGTTGTTGATTTTTTATTGGCGGTATTTAAAATTATTGCAGGTTTTATTGGCAATTCTGGTGCTTTAATTGCGGATGGCATTCATTCGTTTTCTGACTTATTGTCCGATGGCTTGGTTTTGTATGCCACCAAACATTCAGCCCTTGATGCTGATGAAGAACACCCTTATGGGCATAAACGCTTTGAAACGGTTGCCACGCTAGGTCTTGCGGTTATTTTAACCATTGTTGGCTTGGGTGTTATCTTTGATGCCATGACTAATTTAGCCAACCCTGTCTCACTTTCACATAGTGCGCTGCTTTTAAGCATTACCACCTTGTCAATTTTTTCTAAAGAGACTTTATATTGGTATACCTTAAAGGTGGCTAATGCTTATAAATCTGACTTATTAAAAGCCAATGCTTGGCATCACCGCTCAGATGCATTATCTTCAATTGTAGTGCTAATTGGTATTTTTGGTAGTTTAAATGGCTATCTATATTTAGATAACATTGCAACTATTGTTGTAGGTTTGATGGTTATCTACATTGCTTGGAAGTTGGGTTTAGATGCAACCAAAGAACTGGTAGACACTTCCATTGATGCGCAACAGGTGGCGCAATTAAAACATGCATTAGGGCAAATTAGTGCTGTTAACAATGTTCATTCTCTACGCACTCGAAAAATTGGACACACCATTTCTTGTGATGTACACGTGCAGGTTGATCCATTTTTAAGTGTTAGTGAGGGGCATATTATTAGTGTTAGTGTTGAGCGTGTAGCCAAAAAATGCCTAAAAGATTTAGGCGATGTAACGATACATATTGACGTAGAGAATGATGAAATTAATACGCCTTATGAAGCTTTGCCAGAACGTGCGCAAGCATTGGGAATTTTAAACAAGGCCTTGTTTAATAACGAGTGCGATAGTGAAATTAGCCGTATTCAATTACACTATTTAGAGGGTAGAATTCATGTGGATTTTTACCTGCCACTTAAATGCCTCCAGCCTGATAATAGTGCCGATAAAATACTAGAAAAATTACAAGAAACCGTTAACGAACTTAAGAGTTTTGGCAAAACTAAGGTTTATTTTAGCCAAGATTAA
- a CDS encoding ABC transporter permease encodes MEKNCLKSKIWVSVLALLVAMPIFVVALSWLFTERELWAHFSTVLLPNLISATMVLLIGVGLGVTLLGTILAYLVVMVEFPGRRWLEWALFLPFAIPAYVLAFVYLGVFDYSGYVQVWMREVLGLPGFDIRTGPWAIILTFVLGFYPYVYMMVRASFKCQKINIIEAGQLLGASPLRVFLKISLPMARPAAAAGLLVTLMETLADFGVVSLFNFDTFTTAIYSAWGDFRSIEVAAQLASLLVLVAFFLIFFEKKARGQAKYYSNEMSNKKPYYVLGFVGWLISLFVFCVFMLSFAMPVLQLIIWGWGSMGEEWSVKYVDLIISTSVLTTSAALITVSIATILALPSRCKRNSPWLKGLISMATLGYALPGSIMAVGLLYGINQVSVISVYFGGQSINHIIFGSIALLLFAYVSRFMAIGYSSIKASAEQIKPVFIQNARLLGASCLRLIWQIYLPMMTPGILAGGLLVAVDVMKELPATYLLRPFGWDTLAVQVYELSAEGLFERAAIPALIMVLFGAVLMLIFQLLDQKSSKNL; translated from the coding sequence TTGGAAAAAAACTGTCTTAAATCCAAAATTTGGGTTAGTGTGTTAGCACTATTAGTGGCTATGCCAATTTTTGTTGTGGCTTTGTCGTGGTTGTTTACAGAGCGTGAATTGTGGGCACATTTTTCTACTGTTTTATTGCCAAATTTAATCAGTGCTACTATGGTTTTGCTTATTGGTGTAGGGCTGGGTGTTACACTTTTGGGTACAATTTTGGCATATTTGGTGGTGATGGTAGAATTTCCCGGTAGACGATGGCTAGAGTGGGCGTTGTTTTTGCCTTTTGCCATTCCTGCATACGTATTGGCTTTTGTATATTTAGGCGTGTTTGATTATTCTGGTTATGTGCAAGTGTGGATGCGCGAAGTGTTGGGCTTGCCAGGATTTGATATTCGCACCGGGCCATGGGCGATTATTCTTACTTTTGTATTGGGATTTTACCCCTATGTATACATGATGGTACGCGCTTCATTTAAGTGTCAAAAAATTAATATAATCGAAGCTGGTCAATTATTAGGTGCTAGTCCTTTACGTGTGTTTTTAAAAATATCTCTGCCCATGGCACGCCCAGCTGCTGCTGCTGGATTACTAGTAACGTTAATGGAAACACTGGCTGATTTTGGCGTGGTTAGTTTGTTTAATTTTGATACTTTTACTACGGCAATTTATTCGGCTTGGGGTGATTTTCGTTCCATTGAAGTGGCAGCACAATTAGCATCATTATTAGTGTTAGTGGCATTCTTCTTAATTTTTTTTGAAAAAAAAGCACGTGGTCAAGCAAAATATTATTCAAATGAGATGTCTAATAAAAAGCCTTACTATGTTTTAGGCTTTGTTGGCTGGCTGATTAGTTTGTTTGTGTTTTGTGTGTTTATGCTTTCTTTTGCTATGCCTGTGTTGCAATTAATCATTTGGGGTTGGGGATCTATGGGTGAGGAATGGAGTGTTAAGTATGTTGATTTGATTATTTCAACTTCGGTGTTAACCACATCAGCAGCTTTAATAACGGTGAGTATTGCTACTATATTGGCATTACCCAGTCGTTGTAAAAGGAACAGTCCTTGGCTTAAAGGTTTGATTAGTATGGCAACGTTAGGATATGCATTACCAGGCTCAATTATGGCTGTTGGGCTATTATATGGCATTAATCAAGTGTCAGTAATCAGTGTATATTTTGGCGGTCAAAGTATTAATCATATTATTTTTGGCTCCATTGCTTTGTTGTTATTTGCTTATGTATCTCGTTTTATGGCAATTGGTTATAGTTCCATTAAAGCCAGTGCTGAGCAAATCAAGCCCGTGTTTATCCAAAACGCACGTCTGCTTGGTGCGTCATGCTTACGGCTTATTTGGCAAATATACTTACCCATGATGACGCCAGGAATTTTAGCAGGTGGTCTGTTGGTTGCTGTTGATGTGATGAAAGAATTGCCAGCCACTTATTTATTGCGCCCATTTGGCTGGGATACATTAGCAGTTCAGGTGTATGAATTAAGTGCTGAAGGTTTGTTTGAACGAGCCGCTATACCGGCACTTATAATGGTACTATTTGGTGCAGTGCTAATGTTGATATTTCAGTTATTGGATCAAAAATCTTCAAAAAATCTCTAA